GTTGCCGCTAACCTGCTGACTCTAATTTGGCCTTCGCATCAAGCTCCCTCCCAAATCTCCAGAGGTAATTCAGACCAACGAGCAGCTCAGTCACCGCAGCTTCAGTTTTCCTCCGATCTGCAAAATGCAGCGTCTGCAGAAGCAGGACGCTGGCGCTCGACGCGACGTTCCGCTGCTCGAAGTTCCTCTCGGCCTGCCAGCGGATCATGTTGTGGGCGAGCGGAGCCAGCCATCCCAGAATCCTCTGCACCGTGTCCGACCACTCGGCGGCCAGGATAGGATCGCCGGGCGGCGGGTTCTTGGCGAACGGCTTGAGGCGCGCCCTGAGAGACGCCCGGACGCTGTTCGTCAGCATGCCGTAGAGGTCGTCCCTCTCGTCGGAGCTAATGTGGAGAGGTGAGATGGCGAGCTTCTCGATGAGCATGATGAGGTTCGCGTAGTGCAGCgccagggcggcgccgccgagggaCGTCTCCGGCGCGTTGGTCAGCACGTTGCCCGACGACTCGAACACGGCCGTCGAAGGCTTGGCGTTCGTGCGATCCGCCTCTTGGGACTGGAACTGGAAGGTGACGCTGCTGTAATCGTCGTTGCTGGCTGCAGATATGTAGCTGAAACTCAGTGGACGGTCGGTGTCGCCATTGATCCACCCGCCTCTCACAGGGGAATGGGAATCGCTCCCCGTCATGACAACGCAGCCCATGAGGTgcctgccggccgccggccacctgaGCTGCTTCAAGCTCTTGCTCCTGGACATGAGAAACCGACGGGCGTCGCCAACGGTAGCCTTGCCGGATCTCGCACGCGGCATCCTTCGAGGAGCGTCCGCCTCGACGACGTCCCAAGGGTACACCATGGACTGCATGCTGGTGCTCAcgaaggaactgctccatgagaGGCGCGAGACCTTGGAGTCATCATccatggaggaggaagagatgatGGAGATGCTCGTGGGCTCCAGGTCGAACACCTCCATGACTCTGGTCACGATGGTGAAGAGCGACCTGGCGAGCAGCCGGACGGCGTAGTCGAAGCTCCGGTTCCAGAGCGATGCCCCGCGGAGGCCCTCGACCTCCTGCCTCTGGCGCGCGCAGTCCCCTCCGTTGGCGGAGCGGTGCCTGGCGCGGCCGTCGCGGCGCAGGGCCTGTTCGAGCTCGGCGAGCACGTCGAGCTCGTGGCACAGGTGCGCCGTGGCCGCGACGAGGCGCTGCATCTTGCGCGCCTTGCGGTCCATCTTCTTGTCGGCGGCGTAGCGGAGCCCGTGCGGGTCGGCGCCGGCCTTGAGGAGGGCGGCGAAGAGGGCGTCGAAGCGGCGGAGCAGCGGGTCGGCGCAGCGGGGCGAGAGGCGCGCGACGGCGCGGGAGAGGtcccggcaggcggcggccacctcggcgagcgcgagcgcgaggagcgcggcgtcgtcgtcggcgacgaggCGGCGCACGCCCTCGAGGCGGATGGCCTCGGCGCGGAGGCGCGCGAGCTGGGCGTCCCCGAGCGCGCGCCAGAGCCCCGCGGCCCGCGACATGAGCGCGGCGACCTCCAAGGCCAGCACGCCCAGCTTCTCCCCGCCGCCCCTGGGCGCGCTCAGCTTCCGCATGGCGCCCGTCGCTGGCGGCGGCACGAGACCGGACGACGCGGAGagcggccgggcggcagctgggTTTTAATTTGTACGCGGCGAGCGTGAGCCGTGAGGGGGTCAAAAGGCATCTGCGCGCCAACGGCTTTGGTGGTG
The nucleotide sequence above comes from Panicum virgatum strain AP13 chromosome 3K, P.virgatum_v5, whole genome shotgun sequence. Encoded proteins:
- the LOC120696705 gene encoding uncharacterized protein LOC120696705, with the protein product MRKLSAPRGGGEKLGVLALEVAALMSRAAGLWRALGDAQLARLRAEAIRLEGVRRLVADDDAALLALALAEVAAACRDLSRAVARLSPRCADPLLRRFDALFAALLKAGADPHGLRYAADKKMDRKARKMQRLVAATAHLCHELDVLAELEQALRRDGRARHRSANGGDCARQRQEVEGLRGASLWNRSFDYAVRLLARSLFTIVTRVMEVFDLEPTSISIISSSSMDDDSKVSRLSWSSSFVSTSMQSMVYPWDVVEADAPRRMPRARSGKATVGDARRFLMSRSKSLKQLRWPAAGRHLMGCVVMTGSDSHSPVRGGWINGDTDRPLSFSYISAASNDDYSSVTFQFQSQEADRTNAKPSTAVFESSGNVLTNAPETSLGGAALALHYANLIMLIEKLAISPLHISSDERDDLYGMLTNSVRASLRARLKPFAKNPPPGDPILAAEWSDTVQRILGWLAPLAHNMIRWQAERNFEQRNVASSASVLLLQTLHFADRRKTEAAVTELLVGLNYLWRFGRELDAKAKLESAG